From Osmerus eperlanus chromosome 16, fOsmEpe2.1, whole genome shotgun sequence:
GAGTATCACACACGTTCAATTCCAGTCACATTCACTGGAACAATTTTGGGTGCGGGCCAGCGACTGGGCTTGATTGTACTACAGCACAAGGAATATTTGTAATCAACTCAACATCGATGCTTGAGTCTCCCCAGTGTCAAATGCCAGGTGGGGATTTGAGTCATCACAATGATCCAAGTGGTTCCATAAGGCCAGGCAAGATCCATCAAGCACAGATATTTTATGAGTAAAATCATTGAAATATTCAAGGCCAGTGAGgagttcacatttacatttagtcatttttacccACAGTATCTTACCTGGTAGACTTTGGACCTCTGTCCGGTGAAGCCGTCCCACAGGATGACTGTGCCCTCATAGTCACTGCTGGCCAGCAGGTTCTTATGGTAGCTACTCCAGCTGATACAGCTACACACAGGAGGGGGAGGTCAGTTAGGGCCAGCAGACACAGGCATGGGAGCTCTCAGTTCAGACATACTCATATacatagtgtgtgagtgtttgtgttcacAAAGAGGAAGCTATACCAGACACTATATGCAAGCTGGAGAAGACGAGTCGAAAATAGAAATGACCTGATCTTGGAGTTgcaggtcatctcgttgacggGATAGTGAATGTCCACAGCATCCTGGATCACTGTGCCATACTCAAACACTTTGATCTTTTTGGTGACACCCGCGATGGCAAAGTAATCACAGTCTCGGTCAAACTCAATGCTGCAAAGAGAAGGGGAAGACAGAGGTGCTTTGACAGTAACTCTTTCATGACTCTGACAAGGGAGACTACATACAGCAGAACAGAACCAGCCAGTGATGATATGAGAAGACTACCCTATGCTGGTCAAAGTAGGCATCACAATGTGGATGATAACAGTCAAACTAACTGAATACCTAGAGACAATACTGGAGCCATTGTAGAGGTCACTGGCATAGGACAGAGTGGCCAGTGGCCGTACTGAATTGTAGCGGGTGAACTTGGACAGACACTCCATGAAATCATCCAGCTGATTCAGATTCCTGCCTTCATCTGCAGAAGAAAAAACTAAATCAATGGCAAACTATTCACCGATACACCTTTGCTATAGTGTGCCATCTTTCCGGTATTGTCTTAATAAATCCCCGGGGAGAGTGGACAGGGAGAGTGCAGTTGTACCTGTGATGCGTGTCATCCTGTTAGAGAAGTAGCACTGCTCCAGGTCTTCAAAGTGAGCCGTCAGCCTTTTCCTCCGGGACGCCAGAGTGCTGTTGTACCATGTCTGCCTCTTACCCTGAGTGGCACAAACACTCAATTAGATTTAGAAAAGGTTTTTATTGcctatttgtttttttgtttatatATTAAAAACAAATAGGCAAGAAAAACCTTTTCTAAATCTAATTGAGTACTACTTGACAAAATACTTGACAAACCTtaactctttaaaaaaaaaaaacatccaccAAGATATGAATTGAGACCATTAAGAGAAGGAATGTACCTGAACCGCTCCTCCGAACCCTGGAGGCTGATTGTATTCTGTGGAATCAATAATACTACTGCAAAAGAAAGAGGCAGGGGTAGGTTGATACAGATGATGTAATTTGCTCTAATATGAGGGAGATTCATATACACTCTTTACAGATATCTAGATTCAGATTTTGTTTTTAACACTATTTGGTTGTGCTTAAAAGGGTAAAAGGGTTAAGGGTATTACATGGATTGAAGTAGGTCTTCAACATTGATGATCTGACATACAGGAAtattattatacacacacacacaccgatattCCAAATAATAttccaaatatatatatacttgtattttatttgtatacaTGTGTTCAATATGCCTCTAAATGCTTTAAGAGCAGCACATGAATGTAAGCCTCATTGTTGTACCTGGGAGCAGGAGGTGGAGCCTCCACATTAGGCACAGTGCTGTCCAGGTCCATCACTGGGGAGTACAGCCCACTCATTTCCTAGAAAACACACCAGACACAAGCCTGAGTTCAGCTCTGAAATGAATTCAGGTGGACAAACATGAATAATGTTTCGAAATGAAAACCATTATTTTGCAGGGGTGAACATCTGATTTGGCTACACCATTAGTGAGACAAGCAGGCTGTGTTGCCCAAACGGTGCGTTTGATTTTCCAGATAAAGAACCAATTCTAAAAGGTTTCATTTTTACCTCAACACGTTTGATATCCTCCTCCAGAAAGTTCAGTTCCTTCTGCAACTGTTCCAGTTGCTAAGATCACAGGACACAATATGATTGAACATTACTTCATTACATCGGGCTTACATCAGAACTAGCAAATATAGGGGAAAAACTCAAATAAACCTCTCGTTTATTCCTCCTGGCTTCTTTCAGGAACTCCATCAAGATCTGACGCTGTGCTGCTTGGGATTCCTACATGAACAACAAACGCCATACCATGTCAACCAGATAagataaaaaaaggttttatgtaAAACAACATCTGCGAGATAATCACCAGGCTAAGGAACGTAAAACAGACCACCAGCATTCTAAGAAGCATTAAGAGATATGTCACGCTTTAACAGCCTGTAAATAATCCATACCGCTTCCAACTGTTTCTTTTTCTGGACCAGTAGCTCCAACATCAGGTTGACGTTGGCGAGATCCAGGTTATCTTGTTCCGGGCCTAGAACGTCCTGGAACACCTGCCACCTGGTTCCATTCTTCAGAAGAAGAAAATAACCCACCCAATGAAAACCgtgcagctacacacacacacacacttgagtgtgtgtgttttctaatgTTCACACTTGTGTCACTTACAGGATGGTCCATCTTCAACCTCTTCTCGTCTGACCTCTGTTTTTGCTTAAGGATAAGCTCATTGACTGCAAGAAAGCATCGAAATAAGAGTTGATACAATTGCAGAACAAAGATGCAAAGCACTTGCAAGACTACCTAATTAAGAAGACTATCACAACCTCTAATTCACAGCGTACAATCAGACTTTAGGAATAGTTATCTGCACAGCCTCTCATGACCACATTGCCTGTGTAAGGTGTCAGACCTACCAAGAAAATTTGGATACAGCTGATCGATGTTGTCTATTATGTAGTTACATTTCGGACATCTGTTGCTGTCCTCCAAACTCTGGCGGATGCACTTGTAGCTGAGGCAACACAAGTTTGAGAAATGTGACAACAAACATGGGTAGATGTGGGGTAATTGTGTTCCAATCAAACGTGCCATTGGCTTGTTTAATATGTGCTAATGATACAATTTTTTGCTGCCCACGCGTAGCTTACCAGAAACTGTGTCCACATTTTGTCATGTGTGCCTCCTCAATCATTTCAAAGCAAATTGGGCTGCAAAAACAAAGCACGTCAAGTTTAATATCTGGCCTCTATGGACTAACCCTACAACATTTGGTGACTGTGATGGAGAAAGGGTAACGTTACCTATAAACACTTGACATGTTAAAAACGAATGTTTGCTACTTGGTTGAAACTAAATTATCTATACTATAGATgtaagctagcaagctaactttCTGGTTGCTTTTTACTATTGAAGCTACTAGCTAGGTGGTTAGTGGCGAACAAGCTTTAAAATAGTACATAGCTAGCTAGATCCAGCCAGCTAACtgtagccagctagctaatGTTAGACAAATGTTCAATTACACACAGTCTAACGTCGTTAGCTTATACTACAAGAACTCACCACACAAAATCGTTGCTTTTGTCCTCGTATGAATTTAAAAGACCGTTGTACAAAGGTGCTGAGTAGAGAGAACGTTTTCTGCTTCCACCGGACGAGGATGGACTGGGTCGGCTCAACGAAGCTAAGCCTCCTCTTGAAGACTGAACAGCCAGGGCAGGAACGGGCAATCCTTCACCAGCTGTTGCTGTCGTACGTGTGGGCACAACATTTCCAGAATTGTTACCATTTGTGCTGCCTGCTACGCCGTTCCCACCATTGACGCTGGCAGAGTCTCCAGTACTGCTGCTACTTGTGCTGGGTACAGAGCCTACCCCACCGCCACTTTGCTGTTCCCGTTTGCTGGACATAATTGAAGACTGATGCTAAACTCTTCTAAGGccgctagctaacgttagccggtgagctagctagctacctaggaCTACTCTGCAGTTCACTGCATCCGTACCGAGCTAGCCTAGcaaatagctaactagctagctagactaagctagctagtttagGAAGCTCGCTTTTTAAGGCATAAAGCAATTATTTACAAATCCATTTAGCAGTTACAATTGCCTGTTTTGCAAGCCCTTGCGAATAACCTGTTGAAGCGTTATGAGAAAACTTGTCATGCCTATCGGAACAAAATAGTCAAATCCTTCACACAAAATCAACGTCTATCAAGCTACGTTTGAGGATTTGCAGAACCAATCTCTAAACTCTAGTGGGTTGCCAGATTTGTCTCGCGCTATCCCCCTATAGAGCATTCAACGAACCCCCTTAGTCTGTTTTCACATAGTTTACTCACTGCACTCATGGGAAAAGAATGTAGAAAGGCAGTGGTACTATAGTAAGTCTGTGAACAGGTCCAAGGTCACCATGTGTTTTACGTAAGTGTTTTAGTAAATGGTTTTAGACCTGTGGGTAGAATTGTGTCATGGGTGTACAATAACATTGCCcaaggacgttgtgtccttgggcaaggcacttcaccctacttgcctcgggggaatgtccctgtacttactgtaagtcgctctggataagagcgtctgctaaatgactaaatgtaaatgtaaatgatttcAAATCCAGAATATTTTACATGAAGATGTAGGTGAACcatgctctactacactaaGAGTCTATCACTATCAGATGGTCCCATCTCAAATAACCATTAGACTTGGCTGATCTTGCATTTGCACCTGCGTCACACGTGATGAGGAGATGTCTTTCTTTAACACAATTAACTAGTAAAACAACGACAATACTGGCAAGTCGCATTCGTTTTATGATTTTTTGCCAGCCGATTTACAGGCTTCAGAATTTTATACTCATTTAAGAATTGTCTATTGACAACCACAAGAGGGCAGCATGTTTCAGTACATATGGTAGACTTTTGTAAAAGTTTGTCAAACTGGTGGTCTTTCCCTATGGGTCTTTCCCTCTTGGTTTTCTATTTTGCAGGATAATAGCCTGGTAGACCAGTCTGGTCATTACTGAGGCCTCCTCCTTCAATCTTTTCATAGAATTTTCAAACCCTCGTGTGATTTAAAAGCAGATGGTCCAACAGCATTATGCTTTTTGATCTACCGGTATATTAAGTATACAAGTAAGAGGGGTGCAGTAAAGATACTCAGTTAAATGCTGGTTTTGGAAAGAAGACATAAGACAATTGACAAGAATATTTTGTTACATTCAATTTGATACTGTGCTTAAATCTTTATTGAGATAACCCATTTGCCCTGTAGagaggatttaaaaaaaaaacatttagctGTTTAACGACATACACTATATGCTTCATTTAGGCTGCACGTCACATTGAGTTCTCTGTGTGTTTTCCATGTCCACTGTCACTGGGGCAGCAGACTTCTAAGGATGATGAGGATCTGAGATTCATGTATGGTCACAGCGTTCAGATGTAACTTTCCAATGTTTGCACTTGTGGAGGAAGTCTGTGGGTCATTGCCTATGTATTTCAATTAAGATGGAAACTGTCAGGCGAGGAAAATTACTGGATATCTTGAAGAATAAACTAGTTTGCTAGTGGTTTCAAAGACCACTGTGTCAAGCATTTTCCAAATTTCCCTCCTGGCTGTTTAGAATTCCAGATATGATTATCACAAGGTCATAAAGTGTGTATTTGTCTACATTTCAATTACATTATTTAACCTCAAATGATCACACTAACAACAGACATCCAATCGTTTTGACTTTTGCTAGGGATTTAGTAAGGAAGTCCAAATCCCTGAACCACAACTAACAATTTATCCAGCAAAATACACCTGCTGCTCATGTCACAGTTCATTTGGAACTTCTAATCCAGTTTTACACTGATTTAAGTTTAAATAATTTTATTTAGTTTATTGCCAATGACACACATGCCCCAAATAGCCAAAGAGAGTGGTACCCCATTGAAATGTTTCAACAATTGCTGTTGCTTGTGAGGTTTTTCCCTTTTCCACTCCCTTCATTTGTCCATTCTATCAGCTTACATTTTCCCTATTCTGTTTTTGGTTCCTGAGATTGTGGTTGGGatagggctggggttggggtcgaGCTCAAATGAAGGATAATCTCTTAGAGGTCCTTTGCTATGGGGGGTGAGGCTCAGGAGTGGccattcacttttttttttttttttttacaaagttgCAGCTGGATCTCAAAGCACTTTGATAAAAAAGCTGAATGTTTTGCAGGCAGATCCTCAGGCTGGTTGCGGAATTCTTGCCTCCCACTGTTAGGAACCTTTTTTTTACCCCTTTAGGGGCCCTCGCCCTAACTGCCAGTTGCTTCAAGTTGGCCTGTTTGCAAATTGAGCCTGACAAAAAGAGTGGGGGCAAGAAAATGGGTGTATTTGGAGGTGTAACACCAGCTGCAATAGTGTTTGATCAATCTGACCAACAGATATCTTATTAGGAGACAGGTTTGGTCTTATTGGGAGACAGGCTTGGTCAAATTCTGCTCATTTGCAAACTCATTTGGACTTGTATACTGCAGTAGCAATAAATATAGCAGTAGGCtacatctttttttcttctctgtccAAAATGCAATTTTGTGTTTGTCATCTGCTCTTTGACTTGCTCAATGGTTAGGAATAAATTTACTTGAAATGTATGGCTGGTGTTTCTGACTTCTAATATACAGTAGAAAGGAGACCCTATTACATTTAGTCTATGAGTGGATTTTTGGGAGCAGGTGCATACTGTTTAAAATGATGTTGCAGAAAGATGGATCCCCTTCTAAAAGTATGACTAGCATGGCACATTCGCATCGACAAAGCTCAGTCTCTCAACGATGTGGTCATCGTTCTTTTTCAAATTCCAAATGTTAAAATTTGCAACCACCCTTTTTATTTAATGTGTGAGACAGATGTGTTGCGAGTCTTAGTTGTTGAATGGTGTGCCAATGGTAAAAGAGAGGAACCCAACGACATAGCACCATTCAACAAAGTGCCAGATAATAGCAGTAGAGGGGGACGGACAGTAAACAACTCGACACAGTGCGTCAACGGTGCATGCTGGAGAGGTTTCCTCTCTAATAGAGTGTAGGGGCAGGGTCTGTGATGTCAAGCTCCGGGTAACAGATAAAACGTTTCAGCGCGTTGGTTTGATCTCCTGGATTGGCTGGATGGAGCAAGGCGAAACTGGTGGACTGAATGGCGCAAAAATATATATCCATTACTTGAAATGAAATGCATGAGGACACAAGAGGACTTTACGCACATTTCAAGGTGAATTtatcaaattattttctttgggACTTTACTCTTGCACCAGCGTGCAATTTGCTTTGGACTGATTTGTACACATCCTCGATACCTTCTTGGACGCAAACACAAAAACTAATTTGTAAATAGTGTCTGGTAGCCTAAACCATAGGACTAGACAATAGAAAACTTTATGGATAGCgaaatcaaaataaaatgaattTCCCGCCGTTGTGTCGACTTCTCTTATAACTGCATGGGCTTGACTTCTTAGTTGCACCTGGTCTATGGTCATCGGAGTCTCCCATAAGGAACTTCAGTGCAAAGCTTTATAATTGGTAATAACTTTTCACACAAAAGTTTTTAAATTTTCAGCCTTAGTTGAACTATAGGTGAACAAGAGCGCGCACCAGGAGCAATAACGCACATAATATAACTAATCCAACCTCCCATTTGCGCGGCATAAATTAATTTATTGAAACCATCTTGACATCTTTAAACAAGATAAAAAGgataaatatatttgtattcatGTGTCTTTTCTAACAAATGAACCTTCTAGTGGACAGATAGAGATTCTACTCAAACCTTTATAAACTAAAATCAGATTGACCCTTTAGCCTATATTCTTACAGGAGGAAGATGGTGGCTGGTTACTATGGCCGTCATTTACCCAAATTGGCGTAAACTGTGAAGACTGTTTTTTTTATGAGGAGCTATCTAAGGTGATGCGCGCTAAGAGGGTCGCGTGAATAAACATTGGTGACCTTCTTTGGAGCAAATATTTAGACAAAAACACTGCCTATACCAAATATACCAGGAATAACCTCAATATGCAATATCCCGAAGACTTCGATGCTAAGTGACTGTAATTATTTCTCCATTCTGAGTGCACTGACAGGTGTTCTGCTGCTCGCATCTGAAGACAGTTGAAAGTCCGTTTCTCTACGTCTTTTCAAACGTGTTTAGTAAAGGTGTTTCAATTTATTCAAATGTTGGTATTGGAAGTGCTACCAATTTTGATATCTTCAGACACAGGGTTTACGGACTGAACTCATTCATTTCCTCCTGAACCTTTAATATACAAAATGTTGCTTATCAGACTACTGGCTGTTGTCCTTATACTTGCCAACACATGGCTGCTGGACTCTGCGCAATCAGATCATATCCGAAGGTACAAACGCACAATAGCCCAAAAAGCCGACAGAGAGTTGGCTCACTTAGGTGAACAGTGCAGGTCCAGCGTCAGACACCCAA
This genomic window contains:
- the cop1 gene encoding E3 ubiquitin-protein ligase COP1: MSSKREQQSGGGVGSVPSTSSSSTGDSASVNGGNGVAGSTNGNNSGNVVPTRTTATAGEGLPVPALAVQSSRGGLASLSRPSPSSSGGSRKRSLYSAPLYNGLLNSYEDKSNDFVCPICFEMIEEAHMTKCGHSFCYKCIRQSLEDSNRCPKCNYIIDNIDQLYPNFLVNELILKQKQRSDEKRLKMDHPNGTRWQVFQDVLGPEQDNLDLANVNLMLELLVQKKKQLEAESQAAQRQILMEFLKEARRNKREQLEQLQKELNFLEEDIKRVEEMSGLYSPVMDLDSTVPNVEAPPPAPSSIIDSTEYNQPPGFGGAVQGKRQTWYNSTLASRRKRLTAHFEDLEQCYFSNRMTRITDEGRNLNQLDDFMECLSKFTRYNSVRPLATLSYASDLYNGSSIVSSIEFDRDCDYFAIAGVTKKIKVFEYGTVIQDAVDIHYPVNEMTCNSKISCISWSSYHKNLLASSDYEGTVILWDGFTGQRSKVYQEHEKRCWSVDFNLMDPKLLASGSDDAKVKLWSTNLDNSVASIEAKANVCCVKFSPTSRYHLAFGCADHCVHYYDLRNTKQPIMVFKGHRKAVSYAKFVNGEEIVSASTDSQLKLWNVNKPHCLRSFKGHINEKNFVGLASNGDYVACGSENNSLYLYYKGLSKTLLTFKFDTVKSVLDKDKKEDDTNEFVSAVCWRALPDGESNVLIAANSQGTIKVLELV